The sequence below is a genomic window from Harmonia axyridis chromosome 1, icHarAxyr1.1, whole genome shotgun sequence.
tcaatataatggaaactaacatgtATTACTCCTTTctagttcttttcttttttgttttcagatttaattatgaaGTCAAAGCCTTCTCTTTGATGTCACGATGGCTAATAAAATAGTTAAAGCTGGAGGTGCTGATCCCGATCAGTTTGAGTCCCAAGTGGCTCAAGCTTTATTGGAATTGGAACAGAGCTCTGATTTGAAAGCTCAACTCAGGGACCTCCACATTACTAAGGCTAAGGAAATAGATTGCAACAATAAAAAGTCAATCATCATCTATGTGCCCATGCACAAACTAAAACAGTTCCAAAAATTGCAATCCGACTTGGTCAGGGAACTGGAGAAGAAATTCAGTGGAAGGCATGTAGTTTTCGTTGGTGAACGCAAGGTTTTGAATAAGCCCACACGTAAAACTAGGACTAGGAGCAAGCAGAAGCGCCCAAGATCTCGTACATTGACTGCTGTGTATGATGCTATATTGGATGACTTAGTTTATCCAGCTG
It includes:
- the LOC123672646 gene encoding 40S ribosomal protein S7-like, which translates into the protein MANKIVKAGGADPDQFESQVAQALLELEQSSDLKAQLRDLHITKAKEIDCNNKKSIIIYVPMHKLKQFQKLQSDLVRELEKKFSGRHVVFVGERKVLNKPTRKTRTRSKQKRPRSRTLTAVYDAILDDLVYPAEIIGKRIRVKLDGSQLIKVHLDKNQQTNIEYKVDTFSSIYKKLTRRQVIFQFPEAYL